In Musa acuminata AAA Group cultivar baxijiao chromosome BXJ2-3, Cavendish_Baxijiao_AAA, whole genome shotgun sequence, the following proteins share a genomic window:
- the LOC135606763 gene encoding polyadenylate-binding protein RBP47-like: MQPVAGVDPRRTPPPQPWAAVRYPAPAMVMQHPMMAPPPYGHPFVAYRQTPTPPPPPPPLKSIRLHQAVDAAAEDEKRTIWVGDLHYWMDENYLHSCFGHSGEVVSIKVIRNKQTGQSEGYGFVEFHSHATAENILQSFGSHLMPNTNHPYRLNWASFSMGDKHSDLASDHSIFVGDLASDVTDTILQETFVTKYSSVKGAKVVVDAHTGRSKGYGFVRFGDENEKKLAITEMNGVYCSTRPMRVGLATPKRFSGGFGPNGASAAGSQTDMDSANTTVFVGGLDPDVNEDDLKEAFSRYGEVASVKIPVGKQCGFVLFVHRNNAEEAMQQLNGTIIGKQTVRLSWGRNPAKKQSRAERGKRWNGAYYGGQVYDGYSLSPHYPGMYVLPPYGAYAFYGSQQQVN, from the exons ATGCAACCGGTGGCTGGCGTAGATCCGCGGCGCACCCCGCCGCCCCAGCCCTGGGCCGCTGTGCGGTACCCGGCGCCAGCGATGGTGATGCAGCACCCGATGATGGCGCCGCCACCGTATGGGCACCCCTTCGTGGCCTACCGCCAGACCCCCACGCCtcctcccccgccgccgccgtTGAAATCGATCCGCCTCCATCAGGCCGTGGACGCCGCTGCGGAGGACGAGAAGCGGACGATCTGGGTAGGGGATCTCCACTACTGGATGGACGAGAACTACCTCCACAGTTGCTTCGGCCACAGTGGTGAG GTTGTCTCTATAAAGGTGATTCGCAATAAACAGACAGGACAATCAGAGGGTTATGGGTTTGTTGAGTTTCATTCACATGCGACAGCTGAAAACATACTTCAGAGCTTCGGCAGCCATTTAATGCCAAACACTAATCATCCATATCGGTTAAATTGGGCATCATTTAGCATGGGTGATAAACACTCGGATCTTGCTTCTGATCACTCCATTTTTGTAGGCGATTTAGCTTCTGATGTTACTGATACGATTTTGCAAGAAACATTTGTTACTAAATACTCATCAGTAAAAGGAGCAAAAGTGGTTGTGGATGCACATACTGGCCGTTCAAAAGGTTATGGGTTTGTAAGATTTGGGGATGAAAATGAGAAGAAACTTGCCATCACTGAGATGAATGGTGTTTATTGTTCCACGAGGCCTATGCGGGTTGGCCTTGCTACACCTAAAAGGTTTTCTG GTGGTTTTGGGCCAAATGGTGCATCTGCAGCAGGCTCCCAAACAGACATGGATTCAGCTAATACAACA GTATTTGTTGGAGGGCTTGATCCAGATGTCAATGAAGATGATCTTAAGGAAGCTTTTTCTCGCTATGGTGAGGTTGCCTCCGTTAAAATTCCTGTTGGAAAGCAATGTGGTTTTGTGCTTTTTGTTCACAG AAATAATGCTGAAGAAGCAATGCAACAGTTAAATGGTACAATTATTGGCAAGCAAACAGTTCGCCTGTCTTGGGGTCGCAACCCTGCAAAAAAGCAG TCAAGAGCTGAACGTGGCAAGCGGTGGAATGGTGCTTACTATGGAGGGCAGGTGTATGATGGATACAGTTTATCTCCTCACTACCCAGGTATGTACGTATTACCACCGTATGGCGCTTACGCTTTCTACGGAAGCCAACAACAAGTGAACTGA